The Ascidiaceihabitans donghaensis genome includes the window TCATCTTGCGCATCCCGGATGTATTTGTGTTTGGCAATTGGATCGCTTTGGTCATCGCTATCGTTTTCTTTGCGGCCTATTCCCAACGCGTCACATCCGAAATGCATTCTATGTCCGATGCTTTGTCAGCCACGCAAATGGCTTTGGCGCGTGAACAAAAGTTGACTGATCTTGGCGGTGTCGTCGCGGCTGCAGCACATGAGTTGGGCACGCCTTTGGCGACAATCAAACTGACCAGCGCCGAGTTGATGGAAGAACTTGAAGATCATCCCGAGCTACATGAAGATGCCGCGTTGATCCGTGAGCAAGCGGACAGGTGCCGCGATATTTTGCACGACATGGGGCGGGCCGGGAAAGACGATCTGCATATGCGTCAGGCCCCTTTAAGCGCCTTGATCGGGGAAGCCGCCGAACCCCACCTGAACCGCGGAAAAGACATCAATTTTGTCTATGACCCCGAAGACGGTTTCGACATTGACCAGCCGTCAGTGCTGCGGAAACCGGAAATCGTGCATGGGCTGCGTAACTTGGTCCAGAACGCGGTAGATTTTGCCTATTCCAGTGTCTGGGTTGAAGCCCACTGGACAGATGCAACTATTTCGGTGCGGATCATCGACGATGGGCGCGGGTTTCCGTCGTCCATTATCGGCCGGATTGGTGATCCGTTCATGAGCAGCAGGCGCGGCGCATCTGACAAGAAACAACGCCCCGAGTATGAAGGCATGGGATTGGGACTTTTCATCGCGAAAACCCTTTTGGAACGCAGCGGCGCGCAACTTCGGTTTGCGAACGGCTCAGACCCGAATGAAACAGAGGCCAACGAACTTACGCTGACAGGGGCCATTGTTGAAGTTATTTGGCCACGAGACGCCATTGACGCCAAAGCAGAGAAAAATTTCGTGCCAATCGGGGAAAATCAACAATTTGCCCCATGAGCCAATCAGCTAAAAATTTAATAAAATCGGGAAATCGAGCGCAAGATTAACGTTCGATTAACCAATTGGGCAGACATTGAGCGAAATGCTCTGCGAAAGGGCTTTGTCGCAATGCCTCTTATGGATCTGATATTTATCGTCTCAGCCGCTGTTTTCAGTGCGCTTGCGGCTGTCTTCTTTGTAAGCCGCACACCCCGAAAATCACCCTCTGCGATCAAGCCCCCCGGATCCGAAATCTCCTTTCTTTTCAAAAAGGACACTATTCAGCATGCGTCTGAGCAGGCACACGCCATTGTGGACTTAAACGAGGATGACAGTGATTGGACCGCTTTGTACCGAAGCTTGTCCCCCAGATTCCCGACCATTCCGGAAACGCCGGACAGCCAATCGCAAAATCCGATGATCATAAAAGCCAGCGGATCGAATGATGCGGGCCTTTTGCGTCTGACAGCCATGGACGACTGCACCCATGTCGAAGTCATCGACACGTGTTTGGAAAATCCGTCCGAACAGCATCACATCAAATCGCTTGAAGCGGAATTAGCAACACTTCGTATGGCAAGTTCGACCGCACCCCATCCCGTTTGGCAAGTGGATGATGCAGGTGTCGTACAATGGCACAATGAAGCTTACGCGTCACTGTATCACCGCATTCTTGAAGAAACCCCCAACCCGCAACAACCCCTGTTTGAAACCTTCGCCATGGCACGGCAACCCAGTGGCAGCACACGAGCGTCCCTAAAATCCAACAGGGGCAAAGAAGTGCTTTGGTTTGATGTAACCACGATGCAGGCAAAAAACCTGACGATGTTTCATGCCATCGACATTAACGCCGTCATTCAAGCAGAAGTCGCGCAACGCAACTTTGTACAAACGCTGGCAAAAACCTTTGCGCAGCTGTCCATTGGCTTGTCGATCTTCGATCGGAATGGTCAGCTTGCGCTGTTCAATCCCGCGCTTGTTGATCTTACGGCGTTGCCTGCCGAATTCCTGTCCGCACGCCCCGATTTGTTGTCCTTCTTTGACCGCTTGCGTGACAATCGTGTGATGCCGGAACCCAAGAATTATCATTCGTGGCGCCAAGAAATTTCAGAAGTAATCGCGGCCGCAACAGACGGGCGGTATCAGGAAACATGGACACTGGACACTGGCCAAACCTATCGCGTGTCGGGCCGCCCTCATCCAGACGGGGCCATCGCATTTTTAATTGAAGACATCAGTGCGGAAGTGTCCCTGACACGTAACTACCGCGCCGAACTTGAAATGAGCCAATCCTTGATCGATAGCCTTGGTGAAGCCTTGGTTGTGTTTTCAGCTGGTGGCGTTCTCCAGTTTTGCAACGCTGCATACCGCGATCTATGGAAGCTTGATCCAGACAGCACATTTGCTGACGTCACAATTCTGGATTCTATACGCGATTGGCAACGTCAAAGCAGGCCAAACCCCACATGGGGCGACATCCGTGACTTTGTGTTCAAAGTCGGTGAACGCGCCCCTTGGGACAGTGTCATTGAACGCGACGAAGAGGATCGTTTGATTTGCAGCGTCTCTCCAATCACATCAGGCGCGACCCTTGTGCGGTTTGAAATCTTGGAAGACGCCGTACAATTACATCCCGGTAAACTGAGCCTGATCCAGGACTGACGCCCATTTCCCTTGCAGCGGCATGTGGCGCAGGTAACGTGGAGCAATGGCAAATTCTACGTTCACCCGCACTTTGAATTCTGAAACACAATCCGCTGCGTTCGCGCGTAGGGTCGCCGCCCGCCTGTCTTCTGGTCATACTTTGCTATTGGAGGGTCCCGTCGGCGCAGGTAAAACCCATTTTGCCCGCAGCGCGATCAAATCACTTCTTCTGGATGATGAAGATGTTCCATCCCCCACTTTCACGCTTGTGCAAACCTATGACAGCACAGCCGGGCCTATTTGGCATGCTGATTTGTACCGCCTGACGTCAGACTATGAAGTGGAAGAATTGGGGTTGATGGATGCCATGGAAGACGCCATTTGTTTGATCGAATGGCCTGACCGTTTGGGAAGTTTAATGCCCGCGGAGGCCGCCGTTCTGGCGTTCACACCTGACCCCTATGACGAAAACAAACGCAGCTTGACCGCGACGTGGTCAGGGGCGACATGGGACGCGGTATTTAAAGGCTTGGCACATGACTGATCGCGAAAACCTACTACGCTCATTTATCCATGATGCTGGATGGGATGACGCCCAGCGCATGACTGTTGCAGGCGACGCATCCAACAGGCGGTATGACCGGCTGACGCGGGGCAATGGAACAACCGCAATCTTGATGGATGCACCGGCTGAAAAAGGCGAAGATATACGCCCTTTCATGCGCATCGCAAAACATCTGTCAGACGTAGGGCTTAACCCTCCTTCGATCTTATACGCCAACGCAAAGACCGGGTTCTTGCTGTTGGAAGATCTTGGGGATGCTCTGTTTGCACGTGTTCTTGAAAACGACCCTTCCAAAGAAACAAGGCTATATGAAGCCGCTGTAGATGTGCTGGTTCATCTGCATGCAGCACCGATGCCGGAACTGGCCACTTATGATGCGCAGGTTATGACGGACATGGCTGGACTTGCCTATGATTGGTATTTGTTCGGGGTGACCGGTCAAAAAGACAGCACAAAAACGGCCTTGTTCAAAGCTGCATTTCACAAGGCAATCTTGCCGCTGGATTCCGCGCCGTCAGTTTTGATCCAGCGTGATTATCATGCGGAAAACCTGTTGTGGCTGCCTGATCAGAATGGGCTGCATCGCGTTGGTTTGTTGGATTTTCAAGATGCGATGGCGGGTCATGCGGCCTACGATCTGGTGTCGGTCCTGCAAGACGCCCGCCGCGATGTACCCCAAGCCATCGAAGTCGCCATGGTGGCGCGCTATGTCGCGGCAACAAAGGCAGACCCGGCCGAATTTGAAACTGCGTATGCACTGCTTGGCGCCCAGCGCAATTTGAGGATTTTGGGTGTGTTTGCACGACTTTGCATGGCGCATGGCAAAGCGCACTACGTGGATTTGATCCCACGCGTTTGGGATCACATCGAAACCAACTTAAGGCACCCCGCCTTGTCAGAAATATCCGCAATGGTTCACGCGGATTTGCCGTACCCGACCCCTGCCCTGTTAAAAAAGTTGAAGTTACAATGCGCCACGCACCCAATGCCGTAATGATGTTTGCCGCGGGCTTCGGCACGCGCATGAAGCATTTGACGCAAAACCAGCCCAAACCAATGGTGCAGGTGGCAGGGAGACCTTTGATAGATCACGCATTGGACTTGGCAAAGGCCATCACACCGGACGTCATTGTTACAAACCTGCATTACCTTCCCGACGTGCTTGAAACACATCTGGACGGCACAGGTGTGGTCACAGTGCGTGAAGAACCTGACATTCTGGAAACCGGAGGCGGTTTGCGAAATGCCTTGCCAATCTTGGGCAGCGACCCTGTTTTCACCATGAACACAGACGCGATCTGGGCCGGACCAAACCCGTTGGAATTGGCTAGACAAGCATGGGACGCCGACAATATGGACGCATTGTTGGTTTGTGTGCCCACAGCAAAGGCTGTTGGGTATCAAGGCGAGGGCGACTTCCAGATCGGGCCGGATGGCCGATTAACGCGTGGTGCAGGTTACGTATTTGGAGGGGTTCAAATCATCAAAACGGACATGCTGTACGACGTCGAAGATACTGCATTTTCACTCAACGTGGTGTGGGATGAAATGCTTAAATCCAAATCGGTCTTTGGCCTGATCTACCCGGGGCAATGGTGCGACGTTGGCCGCCCAAGCGGAATCTCAGACGCCGAACACCTGTTAGAGACAACCAATGTTTGACCCAAGCCCAACCCCCCGCGTCTTTGGCGCCGCCCCCGGTCTGGATTTTCCGAAGGCCTTGGTCGACGGCCTGACAGAGCGCATGAAAGGCCGGCCACCCGAAGACATGGCGCGTGTCGATGTGATCGTGAACACAAGGCGCATGGCGCGGCGGATGCGTGATTTGTTTGATCAGGGCCCCGCGTTGTTGCTGCCCCGCATTCGGTTGTTGACGGATCTTGCAGGCTTTGCCCCTGACATAAAAATACCCCCCTCTATGCCCCCTTTGCGCCGCCGGCTGGAACTGATCCGGCTGATTTCAGAACTTTTGGACAGACAGCCTGAGCTGGCACCACGTGCGTCACTTTACGGGTTGGCCGACAGTCTTGCGGCTTTGCTTGATGAAATGCAGGGTGAAGGCGTCAGTGCAGAAACCATCGCAGCCTTGGATGTCACGGATCAATCAGGACATTGGGCGCGAGCGCAATCATTTATCAATATCGCGCAAACCTATGTATCGTTTTCCCGATCCGAACCCGACCCCGAAGCACGCCAACGCATGATTGTTGAAGGCTTACAGACCCACTGGAACGCAACACCGCCTGCGCATCCCGTAATACTGGCAGGCTCTACCGGATCACGCGGCACAACATTGATGCTGATGAAAGCCATTGCTGCTTTGCCCCAAGGGGCTGTGATCTTGCCGGGGTTCGACTTTGATATGCCAACCCCTGTGTGGTCTGCTTTGTCAGACGCAATGACAGCAGAAGATCACCCGCAGTTTCGGTTTCATAAACTTCTGGCAGCCTTGGACATGGGGCGCGGAGACGTCAAAAACTGGACAACAGAAACACCCTACGCCCCACATCGAAATGCGCTGGTGTCATTGGCGTTGCGCCCTGCCCCTGTGACCGACGCATGGCTGGACGAAGGGCCGGGCTTACAGGATTTGATGGGGGCGACCGCTGACATAACTTTGGTCCAAACCGAAACACCCCGCGACGAGGCGCTGGCCATTGCCATGCGATTGCGCGAGGCGGCAGAAACCAACCAGACCGCCGCTTTGATCACGCCAGATCGCTTGCTGACACGGCAGGTTGCCGCAGCGCTGGACCGCTGGAACATTCTACCAGACGACAGTGCTGGTGCCCCCTTGCACCTGTCTGCGCCAGGCCGGTTTTTACGCCATGTTGCGGGTCTGTTTGTACGGCCTTTGGATGCAGAAGCCCTACTAACCATTCTGAAACATCCCCTGTGCCACAGCACTGACACGCGCGGCCAACACCAGCTAAACACCCAACGGTTAGAACTTCGTATTCGCCGCGATGGCCTGCCTTATCCAACTCCGGAAACGCTGATCGCTTTGGCAGCCAAAGTCGCAGAGAAACGCGATGACGCCGAGGCATTTATG containing:
- the regB gene encoding sensor histidine kinase RegB; the encoded protein is MPAQSLGDFSGQRRSNWIRLRTMILLRWVAIVGQITAITVAQRMYGLQLELGLCYLAVGVSVIGNLVAIFVFPENKRLTEVENLLMVMFDLLQLGFLLVLTGGLHNPFVLLLLGPVSISAAVLTTRSTMIVGSTAIILVTLMAEYHLPLRTYEGFILRIPDVFVFGNWIALVIAIVFFAAYSQRVTSEMHSMSDALSATQMALAREQKLTDLGGVVAAAAHELGTPLATIKLTSAELMEELEDHPELHEDAALIREQADRCRDILHDMGRAGKDDLHMRQAPLSALIGEAAEPHLNRGKDINFVYDPEDGFDIDQPSVLRKPEIVHGLRNLVQNAVDFAYSSVWVEAHWTDATISVRIIDDGRGFPSSIIGRIGDPFMSSRRGASDKKQRPEYEGMGLGLFIAKTLLERSGAQLRFANGSDPNETEANELTLTGAIVEVIWPRDAIDAKAEKNFVPIGENQQFAP
- a CDS encoding PAS-domain containing protein, yielding MPLMDLIFIVSAAVFSALAAVFFVSRTPRKSPSAIKPPGSEISFLFKKDTIQHASEQAHAIVDLNEDDSDWTALYRSLSPRFPTIPETPDSQSQNPMIIKASGSNDAGLLRLTAMDDCTHVEVIDTCLENPSEQHHIKSLEAELATLRMASSTAPHPVWQVDDAGVVQWHNEAYASLYHRILEETPNPQQPLFETFAMARQPSGSTRASLKSNRGKEVLWFDVTTMQAKNLTMFHAIDINAVIQAEVAQRNFVQTLAKTFAQLSIGLSIFDRNGQLALFNPALVDLTALPAEFLSARPDLLSFFDRLRDNRVMPEPKNYHSWRQEISEVIAAATDGRYQETWTLDTGQTYRVSGRPHPDGAIAFLIEDISAEVSLTRNYRAELEMSQSLIDSLGEALVVFSAGGVLQFCNAAYRDLWKLDPDSTFADVTILDSIRDWQRQSRPNPTWGDIRDFVFKVGERAPWDSVIERDEEDRLICSVSPITSGATLVRFEILEDAVQLHPGKLSLIQD
- the tsaE gene encoding tRNA (adenosine(37)-N6)-threonylcarbamoyltransferase complex ATPase subunit type 1 TsaE; the protein is MANSTFTRTLNSETQSAAFARRVAARLSSGHTLLLEGPVGAGKTHFARSAIKSLLLDDEDVPSPTFTLVQTYDSTAGPIWHADLYRLTSDYEVEELGLMDAMEDAICLIEWPDRLGSLMPAEAAVLAFTPDPYDENKRSLTATWSGATWDAVFKGLAHD
- a CDS encoding aminoglycoside phosphotransferase family protein; this encodes MTDRENLLRSFIHDAGWDDAQRMTVAGDASNRRYDRLTRGNGTTAILMDAPAEKGEDIRPFMRIAKHLSDVGLNPPSILYANAKTGFLLLEDLGDALFARVLENDPSKETRLYEAAVDVLVHLHAAPMPELATYDAQVMTDMAGLAYDWYLFGVTGQKDSTKTALFKAAFHKAILPLDSAPSVLIQRDYHAENLLWLPDQNGLHRVGLLDFQDAMAGHAAYDLVSVLQDARRDVPQAIEVAMVARYVAATKADPAEFETAYALLGAQRNLRILGVFARLCMAHGKAHYVDLIPRVWDHIETNLRHPALSEISAMVHADLPYPTPALLKKLKLQCATHPMP
- a CDS encoding nucleotidyltransferase family protein — protein: MRHAPNAVMMFAAGFGTRMKHLTQNQPKPMVQVAGRPLIDHALDLAKAITPDVIVTNLHYLPDVLETHLDGTGVVTVREEPDILETGGGLRNALPILGSDPVFTMNTDAIWAGPNPLELARQAWDADNMDALLVCVPTAKAVGYQGEGDFQIGPDGRLTRGAGYVFGGVQIIKTDMLYDVEDTAFSLNVVWDEMLKSKSVFGLIYPGQWCDVGRPSGISDAEHLLETTNV